The following coding sequences lie in one Plasmodium vivax scf_7152 genomic scaffold, whole genome shotgun sequence genomic window:
- a CDS encoding variable surface protein Vir35, putative (encoded by transcript PVX_108760A), which translates to MKGKIMTSFFNFSVFIIFIWINKPHNNLYNFGKTGKTLYNVERISDIRYNRSLAKHVPNKEFDRSRIRDKLLEKNSYNNVKCAAEDLSKYSQVKKKELNDLDLYRKHYSNRYSKKKVLRKFDYKCEKKIFDKLDHIQMLAERLKNDNKSFNRKVSKIFGSRLILFVLVPVLGLIIPLLFNKYSPISQHMCMDGCISHGSGTSTSHHGNHVTNVPINKNTLGVITQVSDIFWYISSVVVLLVLIYIFVKFMKYKKLKGGRYK; encoded by the exons atgaaaggaaAGATAAtgacttctttttttaatttttctgtgtttataattttcatatggATAAATAAACCGCACAATAATTTG TACAACTTTGGTAAAACTGGAAAAACGTTATACAATGTTGAAAGGATATCAGATATAAGATATAATAGATCACTGGCAAAACACGTACCTAATAAGGAATTTGATCGATCCAGAATAAGAGATAAATTATTAGAAAAGAATTCGTATAACAATGTGAAATGTGCTGCAGAAGATTTGTCAAAATATTCACAGGtcaagaaaaaggaattaaacGATTTAGACTTATATAGGAAACATTATAGTAACAGGTATTCTAAAAAGAAGGTTTTAAGAAAATTTGATTATAAgtgtgaaaagaaaatatttgataaacTTGATCATATACAAATGCTTGCGGAGAGATTAAAGAATGATAACAAGTCATTTAACAGAAAAGTCAGCAAAATATTTGGTAGTcgtcttattttatttgtattagTGCCAGTTCTTGGATTAATAAtacctttattatttaataaatatagtCCTATATCACAACACATGTGCATGGATGGTTGCATTTCGCATGGTAGTGGTACCAGTACTAGTCATCATGGTAATCATGTTACAAATGTTCCCATAAATAAGAATACATTGGGAGTAATTACACAGGTGAGTGATATTTTTTGGTACATATCATCTGTTGTTGTTCTTTTGgtgcttatatatatatttgtaaaatttatgaagtacaaaaaattaaaaggaggTAGATATAAATGA